The DNA segment TTATCAAGGAATTGCTTGCCAGGGAAATGGGACTGCCTACAGAACAGGGATATGCCGATGACTACCGCGAGTTTTGCGGTCTCTGGACCGCCGAGGAAGCACAGCAGTTCACTGCAGCCCAGGGCGAAAATCGTACCGTGAATCCCGAGGACTGGCAGGAATGAGCCGGGTAATGCTGGATACCAATGCCTATACCGCCTTGATGGCTGGCGACACTCGTATTGCCGATCTGTTAGCTCGAAGCGAGGCAGTTTTGCTCTCACCAGTCATTTTGGGCGAGCTCTACGATGGATTTCTGAATGGAAACCGTAATCTGGAAAACCGTCGTATTCTTGGCCGTTTTCTCGATAAACCACGCACCCTCTGCCCGCCGATAACCGACACCACCGCCGAATGGTTTGCCGAAATCAAGCGCAGCCTGCGCCGCCGCGGCACCCCCATCCCCATCAATGACGTCTGGATTGCCGCCTCCTGTATGGAACACGGCGCCCGCCTGCTCACATTCGATGCACACTTTGCGGTGGTCGACGGGCTGCTGCGCTGTGAACTGAGGTAACTGCGAGTTTACCGCACCCGCACCGCAGCCGCGCGCGCCTGCTGGTAGAACTCCCGCAGCCGCGGCCAGTGGCTGTGCAGCGTGTTCAGGGTCAGCACGGTCTGGTCGATTGACTCGGGGTAGTCGTGGGCCAGATTGTTGCGCAGATTGCGAAAAAACTGCCAGTCAGCGGCAGAGGGAATAACCTCAAGCTGTTCCAGACGGTTCAGGATATCCAGGAACGGCCTCGGCTGGGTGCTTTGCTCCAGTATGGCGTACAACGAAGGCAGCAGCCGGGTGCCAAGCGAGTCCTGCAGCTTCATGAAACGATAGATAAACTGATCGATATGCTCAATCTGCTGGTCATCAGCCTGCTCAAGGGCAGTTCGGGTAAGGGGAAAGAACCCGGCCAGCAGCTCACTGCTGCGATCCAGCCGTTGCATGTGGCTGTCACATTCCCGGACTGCCGACTGCAGGGTTACCGGAGCGGTGGAAAGATCAGCCATGAGCACCTCCTGCAGACAGTTGAATCCCGGTTTTACGTGCCTTTCGGACTACCAGCGGTACGGATGAGTCATCAGAGAATGCATCACCGGAGGACAACGGCGCGGTAACCAGATCGATCTTCTGGTCTCCGATCTGCTGCTGGATTGCCGATACAGCCCGCAGCTTCTGTACAAAGGCGGCTTCCGGGTCCAGGTTACTCTCGACCAGCAGGTCGATATCCCCGCCCCGGGCCGTGTCATCGGCGCGGGAACCGAACAGGGTAATTTTCACATCAGGTCCGAAATGGTCGTGGAGTACCCGGCAAATTGTATTCTGCTGATGTGCGGTCAGCCGCATGGCGCGCTCCTCTGCTGTAAGCATACAACCTTGTGCGGCGTCTGTCATCCTGCGGGGGGCGTCCGCAGCCACTCTACAGCCTATTCTGCAATAAACGGATTCGACAGCCTGATCCCGGTAGCCCCAAAATCGCGGGTATTGCGTGTCAGCAGTTCTGCATCACGACTCCGGCAAATAGCCGCTATGATCGCATCTGCCATTGCTATCGGTCGGCCGGATCGC comes from the Spirochaeta africana DSM 8902 genome and includes:
- a CDS encoding nucleotidyltransferase domain-containing protein is translated as MRLTAHQQNTICRVLHDHFGPDVKITLFGSRADDTARGGDIDLLVESNLDPEAAFVQKLRAVSAIQQQIGDQKIDLVTAPLSSGDAFSDDSSVPLVVRKARKTGIQLSAGGAHG
- a CDS encoding type II toxin-antitoxin system VapC family toxin, producing MSRVMLDTNAYTALMAGDTRIADLLARSEAVLLSPVILGELYDGFLNGNRNLENRRILGRFLDKPRTLCPPITDTTAEWFAEIKRSLRRRGTPIPINDVWIAASCMEHGARLLTFDAHFAVVDGLLRCELR